In Aquiflexum balticum DSM 16537, a single genomic region encodes these proteins:
- a CDS encoding DUF819 family protein, producing MLWNQDPVYVSAMLCLAVFFASWLNRFRGWKTIGTPILAILICAVISNLGIIPTATSDHPVYTGVFVYIAPLGIFIALLEVDLKSLKNAGLPILLMFGLGTIGTLVGVFVAWFLVNPAAEIGPLAHAVAGMFTGTYIGGSINFNAVALHYQVNESGVLFAATTVVDNLLGTPWIIATLILPKYLQRYFPRKKLDSAKSAAKVKSQENISIFSLSLILGMGLLGMGISKLTAYYFPQVPEIITLTTIALLMAQFNFVKRLQGKHTLGFFFILIFLAVIGTLCDLTALSGIGSLAGTLMLFVFVIIMVHGMVIFGLGAAFKMDWDVIAVASQANVGGNTTALAAAESLNRPDLLIPGVLVGSLGNALGTYLGFMVAGMV from the coding sequence ATGCTCTGGAATCAGGATCCTGTATATGTTTCGGCCATGCTTTGTTTGGCCGTATTTTTTGCCAGTTGGCTGAACAGGTTTCGGGGTTGGAAAACAATAGGGACTCCGATTCTCGCCATTCTCATCTGTGCGGTTATTTCCAATTTGGGAATCATCCCTACAGCTACATCAGATCATCCGGTTTATACAGGCGTATTTGTCTATATCGCCCCTTTGGGAATTTTCATTGCGCTGTTGGAGGTAGACCTCAAAAGCCTCAAAAATGCAGGTCTTCCCATCCTACTGATGTTTGGTTTGGGAACAATAGGGACCTTAGTAGGGGTTTTTGTTGCCTGGTTTTTGGTAAATCCTGCCGCAGAAATCGGTCCGTTGGCACATGCTGTGGCGGGAATGTTTACCGGGACATATATCGGAGGCAGTATCAATTTCAATGCCGTGGCTTTGCATTACCAGGTCAATGAAAGCGGGGTTTTGTTTGCAGCTACTACGGTGGTTGACAATCTTCTAGGCACACCATGGATCATTGCCACCCTGATTTTGCCCAAATACCTGCAGCGGTATTTTCCAAGAAAAAAACTTGATTCTGCCAAATCTGCCGCTAAGGTCAAAAGCCAGGAAAATATCTCCATTTTTTCGCTTTCCCTGATCTTGGGTATGGGTTTGCTGGGAATGGGTATTTCCAAATTGACAGCCTACTATTTCCCCCAAGTCCCGGAAATCATTACTTTAACTACCATAGCCCTGCTTATGGCTCAATTCAATTTTGTCAAGCGCTTGCAGGGAAAACATACTTTGGGGTTCTTTTTTATTTTGATATTTCTGGCCGTCATTGGAACACTTTGTGATCTGACTGCTCTATCTGGCATAGGCAGCCTTGCAGGTACCTTGATGCTTTTTGTTTTTGTTATCATCATGGTTCATGGCATGGTGATCTTCGGTCTAGGGGCAGCATTTAAAATGGATTGGGATGTGATTGCCGTAGCTTCTCAGGCCAATGTGGGCGGAAATACCACTGCCCTAGCCGCTGCCGAAAGCCTCAACCGGCCGGACCTCCTGATACCGGGAGTATTGGTCGGTAGTTTGGGAAATGCCTTGGGGACCTATTTGGGTTTTATGGTGGCGGGGATGGTGTGA